A stretch of Bradyrhizobium diazoefficiens DNA encodes these proteins:
- a CDS encoding SGNH/GDSL hydrolase family protein, whose amino-acid sequence MKAKVLLSLILLCGGLAAPPARAGDAVPAAPAACELPSYLLTTESQLHKVADTVKAGKPLEILVIGSRSTTIPSSEDSSYPARMQAILKDKLSSSEAVHVSVEIQSKKTAEEAASTFVKLMEAKTPTLVIWQTGTVDAIRSIDPDDFRGAVTEGVAALQNAGADVVLMNLQYSPRTETMISAPPYLDNMRVVAQEHDVPLFDRFAMMRQWNDQGQFDLFSPSRGPELAKQVHDCIGRALAQFVIDAAHLGPAEQQN is encoded by the coding sequence ATGAAGGCGAAGGTTCTCCTGAGCCTGATCCTGTTGTGCGGTGGCCTCGCCGCGCCACCGGCGCGCGCGGGCGACGCCGTGCCTGCCGCCCCCGCAGCCTGCGAATTGCCGTCCTATCTGCTCACCACCGAAAGCCAGCTCCACAAGGTCGCCGATACCGTCAAGGCCGGCAAACCGCTCGAGATCCTGGTGATCGGCAGCCGCTCGACGACCATTCCATCGTCGGAAGACAGCTCCTATCCGGCGCGGATGCAGGCCATTTTGAAGGACAAGCTGTCGTCGTCGGAGGCGGTGCACGTCTCCGTAGAAATACAGAGCAAGAAGACGGCGGAAGAAGCCGCCTCCACCTTCGTTAAGCTGATGGAAGCAAAAACGCCTACTTTGGTTATCTGGCAGACCGGGACCGTGGATGCTATCCGCTCCATCGATCCCGACGATTTCCGCGGCGCCGTGACCGAAGGGGTCGCTGCGTTGCAAAATGCAGGAGCTGACGTCGTCTTGATGAATTTACAGTACAGCCCGCGTACTGAAACCATGATCTCGGCGCCGCCTTATCTCGACAATATGCGGGTGGTGGCGCAGGAGCATGATGTCCCGCTGTTCGACCGTTTCGCGATGATGCGGCAATGGAATGATCAGGGTCAGTTCGACCTGTTCAGCCCCTCCCGCGGCCCTGAACTCGCGAAACAGGTCCATGATTGCATCGGCCGGGCGTTGGCACAGTTCGTGATCGACGCTGCCCATCTGGGGCCGGCCGAGCAGCAAAATTGA
- a CDS encoding OpgC domain-containing protein, translated as MTIADQVTGSTIAGTAGTKPAEAKPVGAKPRVAAPAITLPAIGERELRLDLFRGLALWLIFIDHLPPNWLTWFTIRNYGFSDATEIFIFISGYTAAFVYGRAMLENGFLIATARILRRVWQIYVAHVFLFTIFLAEISYVATSFENPLYTEEMGIMDFLKQPDVTIVQALLLRFRPVNMDVLPLYIVLMLALPLILWSMKWKPDVTLAISTVLYAATWEFDLYFSAYPNGFWAFNPLAWQLLFVFGAWCALGGARRMSRILASPVTMWISIAYIVAAFYVTLTWYVPQLSQFMPKRLEQWMYPIDKTDLDVLRFTHFLALAALTVRFLPREWPGLKSPWLRPLILCGQHSLEIFCLGVFLAFAGHFILAEVSGGPAMHALISLSGILIMWAMAWVISWYKRVADKSGAKPKIAVGNADMAGGG; from the coding sequence ATGACCATTGCCGACCAAGTGACGGGATCGACGATCGCGGGAACCGCGGGTACCAAGCCTGCGGAAGCCAAACCCGTGGGTGCGAAGCCGCGCGTCGCCGCGCCGGCCATCACGCTGCCCGCCATCGGCGAGCGCGAGCTCAGGCTCGACCTGTTCCGCGGCCTGGCGCTGTGGCTGATCTTCATCGACCATCTGCCGCCGAATTGGCTGACCTGGTTCACGATCCGCAATTACGGCTTCAGCGACGCCACCGAGATCTTCATCTTTATCTCCGGCTACACCGCCGCCTTCGTCTATGGCCGCGCGATGCTGGAAAACGGCTTCCTCATCGCCACCGCGCGCATCCTGCGGCGGGTCTGGCAGATCTATGTCGCCCACGTCTTCCTGTTCACGATCTTCCTCGCCGAGATCTCCTACGTCGCAACCAGCTTCGAGAACCCCCTCTACACCGAAGAGATGGGGATCATGGACTTCCTCAAGCAGCCCGACGTCACCATCGTGCAGGCGCTGTTGTTGCGCTTCCGCCCCGTCAACATGGACGTGCTGCCGCTGTATATCGTGCTCATGCTGGCGCTGCCCCTGATCCTGTGGTCGATGAAGTGGAAGCCTGACGTCACGCTCGCGATATCGACCGTACTCTACGCGGCGACCTGGGAGTTCGACCTTTACTTCTCGGCCTATCCGAACGGATTCTGGGCGTTCAATCCTTTGGCCTGGCAATTGCTTTTCGTGTTCGGTGCATGGTGTGCGCTCGGAGGTGCGCGACGCATGTCGCGCATTCTGGCTTCGCCCGTGACGATGTGGATCTCGATCGCTTATATCGTCGCCGCGTTCTACGTAACGCTGACCTGGTACGTGCCGCAGCTCTCGCAGTTCATGCCGAAGCGGCTCGAACAATGGATGTATCCGATCGACAAGACCGACCTCGACGTGCTGCGCTTCACGCATTTCCTGGCGCTGGCTGCGCTCACCGTGCGCTTCCTGCCACGGGAGTGGCCGGGCCTGAAATCGCCGTGGTTGCGGCCGCTGATCCTGTGCGGCCAGCATTCGCTGGAGATCTTCTGCCTCGGTGTCTTCCTGGCCTTTGCGGGCCATTTCATCCTGGCCGAGGTCTCCGGCGGCCCAGCCATGCATGCGCTGATCAGTCTCTCCGGAATCCTGATCATGTGGGCGATGGCATGGGTGATTTCGTGGTACAAGCGCGTAGCTGACAAGAGCGGTGCGAAACCCAAAATCGCCGTCGGCAACGCCGATATGGCGGGAGGGGGCTGA
- the apaG gene encoding Co2+/Mg2+ efflux protein ApaG encodes MMAIMYRAVTRQIEVTVEPNFVPEQSSPDRSRYFWSYTIVITNSGDETVQLKTRHWIVTDATGRQQETKGEGVVGEQPTLAPGERFEYTSGVPLSTASGFMTGRYQMVSESGERFEIDVPTFSLDSPDNKRVLN; translated from the coding sequence ATGATGGCAATCATGTACCGCGCCGTGACCCGCCAGATCGAAGTGACCGTCGAGCCGAATTTTGTTCCGGAGCAGTCGTCGCCCGACCGCTCGCGCTATTTCTGGTCCTACACCATCGTCATCACCAACTCCGGCGACGAGACCGTGCAGCTCAAGACGCGGCACTGGATCGTCACCGACGCCACCGGCCGGCAGCAGGAGACCAAGGGCGAAGGCGTGGTCGGCGAGCAGCCGACCTTGGCCCCCGGCGAGCGCTTCGAATACACCTCCGGCGTGCCCTTATCGACCGCCTCCGGCTTCATGACCGGCCGCTACCAGATGGTCAGCGAAAGCGGCGAACGCTTCGAGATCGACGTGCCGACGTTTTCGCTGGACAGCCCGGACAACAAGCGGGTGTTGAACTAG
- a CDS encoding Hsp33 family molecular chaperone — protein MISQSPDMKTGPEGPVRAPSAVPIDDAVLPYEVDTLDVRGRLVRLGPALDEILTKHDYPAPVGKLLGEAIVLTTLLGSALKFEGRFILQAQTDGPVSFLVVDYNAPDRLRAYARFDAARLGEAKDSGMHSGTLLGHGHLAMTIDQGPDMSRYQGLVALDGGSLEDAAHEYFLRSEQIPTRVRLAVGEEWRSSDGGKHRWRAGGMLMQFLPKAPERARQADLHPGDAPEGVEVHSVAEDDAWVEARSLIETVEDVELIDPDLSGERLLYRLFHERGVRVFNPLVLKAQCSCSRDAVAAMLKSFSPDDRTAMVKDDKVVVTCEFCSSVYEFTPDEAGVEGA, from the coding sequence ATGATTTCTCAATCCCCTGACATGAAAACCGGGCCAGAGGGCCCGGTTCGCGCGCCATCCGCGGTTCCGATCGACGACGCCGTGCTGCCCTATGAAGTCGACACGCTCGACGTGCGCGGGCGGCTCGTCCGGCTCGGTCCTGCGCTCGACGAGATCCTGACCAAGCACGATTATCCCGCGCCCGTGGGCAAGCTGCTCGGCGAGGCCATCGTACTGACGACGCTGCTCGGCTCGGCGCTGAAATTCGAGGGCCGCTTCATCCTCCAGGCCCAAACCGACGGTCCGGTGTCGTTCCTGGTCGTGGACTACAACGCGCCGGATCGCTTGCGCGCCTATGCGCGGTTCGATGCCGCGCGCCTTGGCGAGGCCAAGGATTCCGGCATGCACTCCGGCACGCTGCTCGGCCACGGCCATCTCGCCATGACCATCGACCAGGGTCCCGACATGAGCCGCTACCAGGGCCTGGTCGCGCTCGACGGCGGCAGCCTGGAAGACGCCGCCCACGAGTATTTCCTGCGCTCCGAGCAGATCCCGACGCGCGTGCGCCTCGCGGTCGGCGAGGAGTGGCGCTCGAGCGACGGCGGCAAGCATCGCTGGCGCGCGGGCGGCATGCTGATGCAATTCCTGCCGAAGGCGCCGGAGCGCGCGCGGCAGGCCGATCTACATCCCGGCGATGCGCCGGAGGGCGTTGAAGTTCACAGCGTCGCTGAAGACGATGCCTGGGTCGAAGCGCGTTCGTTGATCGAAACCGTCGAGGACGTCGAGCTGATCGATCCCGATCTCTCCGGCGAACGGCTGCTCTACCGCCTCTTCCACGAGCGCGGCGTGCGCGTGTTCAATCCGCTTGTTCTGAAAGCGCAATGCTCCTGCTCGCGCGACGCGGTCGCCGCGATGTTGAAGAGCTTCTCGCCGGACGACCGCACCGCCATGGTCAAGGACGACAAGGTCGTCGTGACCTGCGAGTTCTGTAGCTCGGTGTACGAGTTCACGCCGGACGAGGCAGGCGTGGAAGGCGCGTAA
- the argF gene encoding ornithine carbamoyltransferase — MSKGPDKTPKHFLDINELPLSELKSMLAASSAMKAKQKAHQPVRPLEGKTLAMIFERPSTRTRVSFDVAMRQLGGEPIMLTGAEMQLGRGETIADTARVLSRYVDAIMIRILNHEALLELAAYATVPVINGLTRRSHPCQVMADLMTYEEHRGPIEGRTVAWTGDDNNVLASWAHAAERFKFKLNVATPPELAPKKVMRDWIKATNAPIVLGTDAEAAVKGADCVVTDTWVSMGDKEGEHRHNVLKPYQVNAKLMSLAKPDALFMHCLPAHRGEEVTDEVIDGPQSVVFDEAENRLHAQKGILAWCFDAVK, encoded by the coding sequence ATGAGCAAGGGACCCGATAAGACTCCGAAGCACTTCCTGGATATCAACGAGCTGCCGCTGTCGGAGCTCAAGAGCATGCTGGCGGCCTCCTCCGCCATGAAGGCGAAGCAGAAGGCGCATCAGCCGGTCAGGCCGCTCGAAGGCAAGACGCTGGCGATGATCTTCGAGCGCCCGTCGACGCGTACGCGCGTGTCGTTCGACGTCGCCATGCGCCAGCTCGGCGGCGAGCCCATCATGTTAACCGGGGCCGAGATGCAGCTCGGCCGCGGCGAGACCATCGCCGACACCGCGCGCGTGCTGTCGCGCTACGTCGACGCCATCATGATCCGCATCCTCAATCACGAGGCGCTGCTGGAGCTTGCGGCCTACGCCACCGTGCCCGTCATCAACGGCCTGACGCGTCGCTCGCACCCTTGCCAGGTGATGGCCGATCTCATGACCTACGAGGAACATCGCGGCCCGATCGAAGGCAGGACCGTGGCCTGGACCGGTGACGACAACAATGTGCTGGCGTCCTGGGCCCATGCCGCCGAGCGATTCAAGTTCAAGCTCAACGTCGCAACGCCTCCGGAGCTCGCGCCGAAGAAAGTGATGCGCGACTGGATCAAGGCGACGAACGCGCCGATCGTGCTCGGCACTGATGCCGAGGCGGCCGTGAAGGGCGCCGACTGCGTCGTCACCGACACCTGGGTCTCGATGGGCGACAAGGAAGGCGAGCACCGCCACAACGTGCTCAAGCCTTACCAGGTCAATGCCAAGCTGATGTCATTGGCAAAACCCGACGCGCTGTTCATGCATTGCCTGCCGGCCCACCGCGGCGAGGAGGTCACCGACGAGGTGATCGACGGCCCGCAATCGGTCGTGTTCGACGAGGCCGAAAACCGCCTGCACGCGCAGAAGGGCATTTTGGCCTGGTGTTTTGACGCGGTGAAGTAA
- a CDS encoding aspartate aminotransferase family protein, translating to MTNSAAPHLLPVFARADIGFERGEGCWLIATNGDRYLDFTSGVAVNALGHAHPALVKALQEQATKLWHMSNLFQSPDGEKLAARLCNESFAGFVFFCNSGAEALEGVIKLVRHHHFSKGHPERYRIVTFEGAFHGRTLATLAATGAAKYLEGFGPPMDGFDQIPHGDIEAVKKAIGPQTAGILIEPIQGEGGVRSAAPAFLKALRQLCDEKGLLLAFDEVQTGMGRTGDLFAYRRTGVTPDVMSLAKALGGGFPIGAVLATADAASGMGPGSHGSTFGGNPLAISAANAVLDVMLEPGFFDHVQKMSLLLKQKLASVIDRHPEIVSEVRGEGLLIGIKAVVPSGDLVAALRNEKLLTVGAGDNVVRFLPPLIVTEAELEDSVGRLERACTALSDNKRAAS from the coding sequence ATGACCAACAGCGCCGCGCCGCATTTGCTCCCCGTTTTCGCCAGGGCCGACATCGGTTTCGAGCGCGGCGAGGGCTGCTGGCTGATCGCGACCAATGGCGATCGCTATCTCGATTTCACTTCGGGTGTGGCGGTGAATGCGCTCGGCCATGCCCATCCCGCGCTGGTCAAGGCGCTGCAGGAGCAGGCGACCAAGCTCTGGCACATGTCGAACCTGTTCCAGAGCCCGGATGGCGAGAAGCTCGCCGCGCGTCTCTGCAACGAGAGCTTCGCGGGCTTCGTATTCTTCTGTAATTCCGGCGCCGAGGCGCTGGAGGGTGTGATCAAGCTGGTCCGCCATCATCACTTCTCCAAGGGGCATCCGGAACGTTACCGCATCGTCACCTTCGAAGGCGCCTTCCACGGCCGCACGCTGGCGACGCTGGCCGCGACGGGAGCTGCAAAATATCTCGAGGGTTTTGGTCCGCCGATGGACGGTTTCGACCAGATCCCGCATGGCGACATCGAGGCCGTGAAGAAAGCAATCGGTCCGCAGACCGCCGGCATCCTGATTGAGCCGATCCAGGGCGAGGGCGGCGTGCGTTCGGCGGCTCCCGCCTTTCTGAAGGCGCTGCGCCAGCTCTGCGACGAGAAGGGCTTGCTGCTCGCGTTCGACGAGGTGCAGACCGGCATGGGCCGTACCGGCGATCTCTTCGCCTACAGGCGCACCGGCGTCACACCTGACGTGATGTCGCTAGCCAAGGCGCTCGGCGGCGGTTTTCCGATCGGCGCGGTGCTGGCGACCGCGGACGCGGCCTCCGGCATGGGGCCCGGCTCGCACGGCTCGACCTTCGGCGGCAATCCGCTGGCGATCTCGGCGGCCAACGCCGTGCTCGACGTCATGCTCGAGCCCGGCTTCTTCGACCACGTGCAGAAGATGTCGCTGCTGTTGAAGCAGAAGCTCGCCTCCGTGATCGACCGTCATCCCGAAATCGTCAGCGAAGTGCGCGGCGAAGGGCTCCTGATCGGCATCAAGGCCGTGGTGCCGTCGGGCGACCTGGTCGCGGCGCTGCGCAATGAAAAGCTGCTCACCGTCGGCGCAGGCGACAATGTCGTGCGCTTCCTGCCGCCGTTGATCGTCACCGAGGCCGAGCTCGAGGACAGCGTTGGACGGCTCGAACGCGCCTGCACTGCGCTATCGGACAACAAGCGGGCGGCAAGCTGA
- a CDS encoding GcrA family cell cycle regulator has protein sequence MTVLTWSDDRVEQLKKLWEAGLSASQIAAELGNVTRNAVIGKVHRLGLSGRAKSPSSAAPRPRKVRPAQHMMRVSRPIARGNTALAQAFEVEVEAEPVTYDNVVPMSQRLSLLELNEATCHWPVGDPSSPDFFFCGGKALSGLPYCAQHSRVAYQPASDRRRAPVKPGPR, from the coding sequence ATGACGGTTTTGACCTGGTCAGATGATCGCGTCGAGCAGCTTAAGAAGCTCTGGGAGGCCGGACTTTCGGCCAGCCAGATCGCGGCCGAGCTTGGCAATGTGACCCGCAACGCCGTAATCGGCAAGGTACACAGGCTCGGCCTCTCCGGTCGCGCCAAGAGCCCGTCTTCGGCTGCTCCGCGGCCGCGCAAGGTGCGTCCCGCGCAGCACATGATGCGGGTGAGCCGGCCGATCGCGCGCGGCAACACCGCGCTGGCGCAAGCCTTCGAGGTCGAGGTCGAGGCCGAGCCGGTCACCTACGACAACGTGGTGCCGATGAGCCAGCGGCTGTCGCTGCTTGAACTGAACGAGGCGACCTGCCACTGGCCGGTCGGCGATCCCTCAAGCCCGGATTTCTTCTTCTGCGGCGGCAAGGCGCTCTCCGGCCTGCCCTACTGCGCCCAGCACTCGCGGGTTGCGTATCAGCCGGCATCGGACCGCCGGCGCGCGCCGGTGAAGCCGGGCCCGCGCTGA
- the phoB gene encoding phosphate regulon transcriptional regulator PhoB, whose translation MGARIMVVEDEEALTELLRYNLEGEGYDVETVMRGDDADTRLKEHIPDLIVLDWMLPGLSGIELCRRLRTRSDTKQLPIIMLTARGEESERVRGLATGADDYIVKPFSVPELLARVKGLLRRASPERLATVLAFGDIELDREKRRVARSGRPIDLGPTEYRLLEFFLEHPGRVFSREQLLDSVWGRDIYIDERTVDVHIGRLRKLLNLGREQDPIRTVRGAGYALDDRFAKAEQASG comes from the coding sequence ATGGGCGCACGCATTATGGTGGTTGAAGACGAGGAAGCTCTGACCGAGCTTCTTCGTTACAACCTCGAAGGCGAGGGCTATGACGTCGAGACGGTGATGCGCGGCGACGACGCCGATACCCGCCTCAAGGAGCATATCCCCGACCTGATCGTGCTCGACTGGATGCTGCCGGGGCTGTCCGGCATCGAGCTGTGCCGCCGGCTGCGTACTCGGTCGGATACCAAGCAGCTGCCGATCATCATGCTCACCGCGCGCGGCGAGGAGAGCGAGCGGGTGCGGGGACTGGCGACCGGCGCCGACGATTACATCGTCAAGCCGTTCTCGGTGCCCGAGCTCCTGGCGCGCGTGAAGGGCCTGCTCCGGCGCGCAAGCCCCGAGCGGCTCGCAACCGTGTTGGCTTTCGGCGACATCGAGCTCGATCGCGAGAAGCGTCGCGTGGCGCGCTCGGGCCGGCCGATCGATCTTGGCCCGACCGAATATCGCCTGCTGGAGTTTTTCCTGGAGCATCCCGGCCGCGTGTTCTCGCGCGAGCAGCTGCTCGACAGCGTCTGGGGCCGCGACATCTACATCGACGAGCGCACCGTCGACGTGCACATCGGCCGCCTGCGCAAGCTGCTCAATCTCGGCCGCGAGCAGGACCCGATCCGCACCGTCCGCGGCGCGGGCTATGCGCTCGATGATCGGTTTGCGAAGGCCGAGCAGGCGTCGGGTTGA
- the phoU gene encoding phosphate signaling complex protein PhoU → MGSEHTAKAFDTDLQELTRAVAEMGGLAERMIVDSVDALIRRDVALGQRVVATDAEIDALQKKIEERAVLTIARRQPMAVDLREIVGAMRVATDLERIGDLAKNMGKRVAALETDFHPLKLFRGLEHMTDLVQQQVKSVLDAYAAHDLPAAMAVWKGDEEVDAICTSLFRELLTYMMEDPRNISFCIHLMFCAKNIERIGDHATNIAETVFYMIEGQAMTDKRPKGDMTTFAAPIPNT, encoded by the coding sequence ATGGGTTCTGAACATACCGCAAAGGCCTTCGATACCGACCTCCAGGAACTCACCCGGGCGGTCGCGGAAATGGGCGGCCTCGCCGAGCGCATGATCGTCGATTCCGTCGATGCGCTGATTCGCCGCGACGTCGCGCTGGGCCAGCGCGTGGTCGCAACCGACGCGGAGATCGACGCACTCCAGAAGAAGATCGAGGAGCGCGCCGTGCTCACCATCGCCCGCCGCCAGCCGATGGCGGTGGACTTGCGCGAAATTGTTGGCGCCATGCGCGTCGCCACCGACCTCGAGCGGATCGGCGACCTCGCCAAGAACATGGGCAAGCGCGTCGCGGCGCTGGAGACGGATTTCCATCCGCTCAAACTGTTCCGCGGCCTCGAGCACATGACCGACCTCGTGCAGCAGCAGGTCAAGTCGGTGCTGGATGCCTATGCCGCGCATGATCTGCCGGCCGCGATGGCGGTATGGAAGGGCGACGAGGAAGTCGACGCCATCTGCACCTCGCTGTTCCGCGAGCTCCTCACCTACATGATGGAGGATCCGCGTAACATCTCGTTCTGCATCCACCTGATGTTCTGCGCCAAGAACATCGAGCGGATCGGTGACCATGCCACCAACATCGCCGAAACCGTGTTCTACATGATCGAGGGTCAGGCGATGACCGACAAGCGACCGAAGGGCGACATGACGACCTTCGCCGCGCCGATCCCGAATACCTGA
- the pstB gene encoding phosphate ABC transporter ATP-binding protein PstB has protein sequence MSDLSVSMSAAGGLPQAPVLPEAPAKVTVRNLNFYYGEHHALKNINLVLGANRVTAFIGPSGCGKSTLLRIFNRMYDLYPGQRVTGQLMLDQTNILDPKLDLNLLRARVGMVFQKPTPFPMTIYENIAFGIRLYEKISKSEMDDRVEKALRGGALWNEVKDKLNASGLSLSGGQQQRLCIARTVAVRPEVILFDEPCSALDPISTAKVEELIQELSESYTIAIVTHNMQQAARVSDKTAFMYLGELIEFDDTSKIFTSPTDRRTQDYITGRFG, from the coding sequence ATGAGTGATCTTTCCGTATCGATGAGCGCGGCCGGTGGACTGCCGCAAGCGCCAGTGCTGCCGGAGGCGCCCGCCAAGGTGACCGTGCGCAACCTCAACTTCTATTATGGCGAGCACCATGCGCTGAAGAACATCAATTTGGTGCTCGGCGCCAACCGCGTCACGGCGTTCATCGGGCCGTCGGGCTGCGGCAAGTCGACCCTGCTGCGCATCTTCAACCGGATGTACGACCTCTATCCGGGCCAGCGCGTCACCGGTCAGCTGATGCTCGACCAGACCAACATCCTCGACCCCAAGCTCGATCTCAATCTGCTGCGCGCTCGCGTCGGCATGGTGTTCCAGAAGCCGACGCCGTTCCCGATGACGATCTACGAGAACATCGCCTTCGGCATCCGCCTCTATGAGAAGATCTCCAAGTCCGAGATGGACGACCGCGTCGAGAAGGCGCTGCGCGGCGGCGCGCTGTGGAACGAGGTCAAGGACAAGCTCAACGCTTCCGGCCTGTCGCTCTCCGGCGGCCAGCAGCAGCGCCTCTGCATCGCCCGCACCGTCGCGGTGCGGCCCGAGGTGATCCTGTTCGACGAGCCCTGCTCGGCGCTCGACCCGATCTCGACCGCCAAGGTCGAGGAGCTGATCCAGGAATTGTCCGAGAGCTACACGATCGCGATCGTCACCCACAACATGCAGCAAGCGGCCCGCGTCTCCGACAAGACCGCTTTCATGTATCTCGGCGAGCTGATCGAATTCGACGACACCAGCAAGATCTTCACGTCGCCGACCGATCGGCGCACGCAGGATTACATCACCGGCCGGTTCGGCTGA
- the pstA gene encoding phosphate ABC transporter permease PstA → MNPIYVRRRRKDIVIRGLCFAAAAFGVTWLALILITLLYNGVTGLTLQVFTQSTPPPGSTEGGLLNAIVGSVIMTVIGVGIGAPLGMFAGTYLAEYGRNDRLTSVIRFINDILLSAPSIIIGLFIYGAVVVPMRGFSAFAGCLALAVIVIPVVLRTTEDMLLLVPNALREAASALGLPRSLVIKRIAYRSARSGLITGVLLATARVAGETAPLLFTALSNQFFSLSLTKTMANLPVTINNFVQSPYAYWKQLAWSGALLITLTVLALNIGARILGAERTAK, encoded by the coding sequence ATGAACCCGATCTATGTACGCCGCCGCCGCAAGGACATCGTCATCCGCGGCCTCTGCTTCGCCGCCGCGGCCTTCGGCGTGACCTGGCTCGCACTGATCCTGATCACGTTGCTCTACAACGGCGTGACCGGGCTGACGCTCCAGGTCTTCACCCAAAGCACTCCGCCGCCCGGATCGACCGAAGGCGGCTTGCTCAATGCCATCGTCGGCTCGGTCATCATGACCGTGATCGGAGTCGGCATCGGCGCACCGCTCGGCATGTTCGCCGGTACTTATCTCGCCGAATACGGCCGCAACGACCGTCTGACCTCGGTGATCCGCTTCATCAACGACATCCTGCTCTCGGCGCCCTCGATCATCATCGGCCTGTTCATCTACGGCGCGGTCGTGGTGCCAATGCGCGGCTTCTCGGCATTCGCCGGCTGTCTCGCACTCGCCGTCATCGTGATCCCGGTGGTGCTGCGCACGACCGAGGACATGCTGCTGCTGGTGCCGAACGCGCTGCGTGAGGCCGCCTCGGCGCTCGGTCTGCCGCGCTCGCTGGTGATCAAGCGGATCGCCTATCGCTCGGCGCGCTCGGGCCTGATCACCGGCGTCCTGCTGGCCACCGCCCGCGTCGCCGGTGAAACCGCGCCGCTGCTGTTCACCGCACTGTCGAACCAGTTCTTCAGCCTCAGCCTGACCAAGACGATGGCGAACCTGCCGGTCACCATCAACAACTTCGTGCAGAGCCCCTACGCCTACTGGAAGCAGTTGGCCTGGAGCGGGGCGCTGCTCATCACGCTGACCGTTCTTGCCCTTAATATTGGTGCGCGCATCCTTGGCGCCGAGAGGACCGCAAAATGA
- the pstC gene encoding phosphate ABC transporter permease subunit PstC, producing the protein MTVQSDSQVLEAAGPYDRAKALSAFRLGDLTFYWITRVSAISVLLILGGIIISLIIGAWPAAKAFGFSFLLTERWAPSADPPVLGALTPMYGTLVTSLIAMLIAIPVGLGIAIFLTELCPQWLRRPIGIAIELLAGIPSIIYGMWGFFVLGPFLANTFQPFMIKIFDGIPVLGAIFAGPPSYLSLFNAALILAIMVLPFITAISVDVFKTVPPVLKEAAYGVGCTTWEVVRSVVIPYTRVGVIGGVMLALGRALGETMAVTFIIGNSFRISSSIFAPGTTISAAIASEFAESDGLHQSGLILLGLLLFVLTFFVLAAARLMLLRLEKKAGK; encoded by the coding sequence ATGACCGTACAAAGCGACTCGCAGGTTTTGGAAGCCGCCGGACCGTACGATCGCGCCAAGGCGTTGAGCGCCTTCAGGCTGGGCGATCTCACATTCTACTGGATTACGCGCGTGAGCGCGATTTCAGTGCTGCTGATCTTGGGCGGCATCATCATTTCCCTGATCATCGGCGCGTGGCCGGCGGCAAAGGCGTTCGGTTTTTCGTTCCTGTTGACCGAGCGCTGGGCCCCTTCCGCGGATCCGCCGGTGCTCGGTGCGCTCACGCCGATGTATGGCACGTTGGTCACGTCGCTGATTGCGATGCTGATCGCAATTCCGGTCGGGCTGGGCATCGCGATCTTCCTGACCGAGCTCTGCCCGCAATGGCTGCGCCGGCCGATCGGCATTGCCATCGAATTGCTCGCCGGCATCCCCTCGATCATCTATGGCATGTGGGGTTTCTTCGTGCTCGGCCCGTTCCTGGCCAACACTTTCCAGCCCTTCATGATCAAGATCTTTGACGGCATTCCCGTGCTCGGCGCGATCTTCGCCGGCCCGCCGTCCTATCTGAGTCTGTTCAACGCGGCGCTGATCCTGGCGATCATGGTATTGCCATTCATCACCGCGATCTCCGTCGACGTCTTCAAGACGGTGCCGCCGGTGTTGAAAGAGGCGGCCTACGGAGTTGGCTGCACCACTTGGGAAGTCGTCCGTAGCGTGGTTATTCCCTACACCCGCGTCGGCGTCATTGGCGGCGTCATGCTGGCGCTGGGCCGTGCGCTCGGCGAGACCATGGCGGTGACCTTCATCATCGGCAATTCGTTCCGTATTTCGTCCTCGATCTTCGCTCCGGGCACCACGATCTCGGCCGCGATTGCCAGCGAGTTCGCCGAGAGCGACGGCTTGCATCAATCCGGCCTGATCCTGCTTGGTTTGCTGCTGTTTGTTCTGACGTTCTTCGTGCTGGCTGCGGCGCGTCTGATGCTGTTGCGGCTGGAAAAGAAGGCGGGGAAGTAA